The following nucleotide sequence is from Pangasianodon hypophthalmus isolate fPanHyp1 chromosome 8, fPanHyp1.pri, whole genome shotgun sequence.
CCTCTTTAGAGAACATAGATTTAAAGTAAATCGGAATAAATTGTGATCAACTCAAGCAGCTTGTACCACCTTAAATTTAAAGTTAAAGATTTGTTTTAGGTTCTAATGGGAAATAGATCAAGGATCAAGGAagtttttttaactttctttttaaaGCTAGTAGTGTCTGTCAACAGGGCAAAGTCCTGCTTGTATCACCTTATGATTTTACTGCAGTCATACAAACCAAGTAACTGTGAAGGAAGAGTTTGCACTTTCCGTCTAATTAAAACCAATTTTGGCTGGGAATCATATAAAAATGATTCACTCTGTTACATGATCATTCACCTACAAAATGATGCTTTGTGTTGAACATTttcaaaactaataaaaatgttacatctCTCTGTTTTGATAGAGTTACACAAGTTTAAAATGGCCAAACCAGCTTCACTCCCTTAGTAAACATGGCAGCTAAATATAAGTATACtaatattttaaacttaatAAAAAACTTGTAGATAAAGTAGTGTTTGTCTGGTACTGGGACGATAAACATCCTGTGCAAAATAGAAATATGGCCAGACTAAACcccaaaaaaattaacaataaaatgcaGCCGTACCTCAGCGAGCCTGTAGTTTGTATCAATTGAAATCCAACTTCTGTTGCCTTCCTCAGTTAACCTGTACACCATTTAACTTCAGATTGCAAGAACTCACATGTACCTCCCAGTTTGAAAAAAGACTCTGCCCCTCCTCAAGTGTAAACAGTTGCCACACTTCCTTGACTGCCACAGTGAACCAATAGGCTCCTGCGAAGTCTTTAATCAAACAAGACTTGTCTCAGTGTAGTCTAAGTCTGGGGACAAGTTATACGTACGAATTTTTAACTAACATCAATGTGAAGAGGGATTTTTAATATCCTGAATATTGCTGAATTTTAAGTTTAATAGTGCTGCTTGATCTGAGTGGatcagaagagaaaaaaactggTTCTGCCACTAGGGACTAGGAGAAAGTGACAGGGAATGAAGTGAGTGGTGagtggaatgaaaaaaaatcctgattttGCACTGAAATAACTGAAGCCAGGTTTTATCTCAATAAACCCTCCAGACAGGTTTTTACTCAGTAAAGTTTTGAGCATGTTGCCTAATGTGTGCCTCCAGCCATGGAGTTAACAGTGAGAGCAGAGGATACAGTGCATCAAAGCtcaagaaataaagaaataggaATCCAGTGGCTTTCACAAATAACCATATAAAACTAGTCCAAAAACAAGCCTAGTGGTAATTAAGACCCTCCCAAATCTTATACTGAACTCCATAATCATGGCTACTGTATTTACTGTAAGTAACATCATATACAgtgattaaacattattataccactgtattgtactgttgaattcttgaggcggattggtcagaagatggtgaattttctgtaaataaatatctgaCCATACTGGAGGCTATAATTCAAATGATccatattaatgcgcttgttcttaTATGTTATTGGTTTTATAGTAATGACTaattcacaggggcttgtatggtGGGCACTCCAAATATTCtaagtgtaataataaataaattaaagaggTTGTTATTtcacaaatgaaaatgtattatcATCAgtatgtgaagttttctgtaaggagacgtttatttaacatttgtggatgGAGTTTcaggtgtcagcgctttgtaacagtatgtttttttttgtttggttttggtttttttggctACTGTATAATTCTCTAAtcctataattttttttttgtcttattaactgcaagagagagaataagaaacACTGGTAagagctgtttatagctgttataacatggCGATAACAGGAGATACATTGTGGACGttataacattaaatgcaactataaatggacaaaaaagcatgacattgtgttcattaatatatttttaattgtaatttggcaatttgttgtggtataagaggcaTACCACACTTTGGACATGCTGTCATCTtggattattttctgataacagaACACAACAGCAattcagtaattaaaataatgtatataaaactTCCAACTCCTTAAATCAATCCATCCTAGTTCGCGGATAAATctacagacctggcaaccctgatgacaaaacaaaaaaaattctctgtGTTCCTCTGTTACTCTTATCATGAGGTCTGTCTAAACAACCAATAGAAATGCGCTCCTGAATTCACGTGACTAACACGGAAGTGAAAGGTGTGCAGCTCATGTCAGCGGTCCACAACAACGGGCGGTAAGTATTAGCTCTTAGCTTAGAATTGAGATTTTGGGGGTTGGTTGTatgtagatatttatttatgatttctcAACCTGTGTAGGCTCCCTAGCAAGCCTGCCTAGAGTGGTTTGGTGACAGGCTAAAGCAGCATGCTGAAGGAGCTCCATTAAAGTTATTCAAACTTCATAATGCCGCTTGTCGCAGCTAACCAGCCGCAGCTGATCCGCTCCTCTCAGAAGGATGAATATTATCAGAACAGTCTTAGAAACAACGCTAACGAGGCTTTCCAGACGCTTGCTGGTGAGTTACACATGGTTCATGGTTAGTGGGTAAGAGTTAGGGTGTTGTTTTTGCTCCAGGTTCCCAACCTTGGACCTTGAGACCCCCCCTGAGCTGTACAGTGAAGTGTTTTCCCTGCTTGAATAACTAATTAGCAGCTGTTCCTGAGttaaagtgggtgtgttagagcagagaaaacactacCATTCTCCACGACAAGAGTTGGGAACCTGTGATCTAATAGTTTTTCAATTTAGGATCAAGACGATGGCTGCAGTGGAGGAAGGAAGTGGAGCTCCTATCAGATCTTGCCTATTATGCACTAACCACTCTCTCAGGTACAATTACTACTAAATCACTGGATCGTAACCTCACTGTGAATCTCTGAGTAACTTGTAGTATGTCATCACAGGATATCAGACATTAGGCGAAGAGTACGTCAACATTATCCAGGTTGACCCAACCAAACGCAGGATTCCTTCCCGGACACGCAGGCTGGCTCTTGTTCTGTTTCACACCTTCGTACCGTATGTCCTGGACAAACTCCTGGTCTGTATAGAACATGAGCTGGAGGTGGACGAGTGGGGTTCGCAGAATGCCCAGCGAGACACTGCATTAACCTGGAGCCCCATGTCGTATATAAAGGCATGGGTCCATAGGGCGGTGAGAATGCTGAATAGTCAGCAGAGGAAATCTTTAAAGCCTGTGGTCTTCGCAGTGCAGCAGGGAATCACCGTCTTGCACAGGGTGCACGCGGCTCTGTTCTACATCAGTGGTGCCTTTTATCATCTGGCCAAAAGGACATCAGGCATCAGCTACGTGAGTTTGCCTTCTAATCTGTTAATAACATGAGAAGctgatttattttcatgcagTACTGAGAAGCTGACAATGGTTGTCATTCATGTTAATCTGTCTTTTTCCTCCAGCTATTTTATAGTTAATGCACAATACAGCTAGCTCAGTAAATCATTTGGTAGTTATTGTGATTATGAACCCTGCAATGCTGAtatcacacacacctacatgctGTTAAGGAATGCTTAACATGAAGAAGGTTTATTATACGTCATTAGTAACACATATTATCTATATAACTGTTTAAAATACTCTCAACTCTAAAATAGCAGAACAACCCTCAGATGAGATTTTATAATGAACCTTACAGGTTCTACCTCTTTTCAGCTCAGAATGCAGGGGATGGCCGTGGACGATAAAGGCATCCGGACCAGCTACCGGCTTTTAGGGTGTGTGTCACTGTTGCAACTGGCCATCACACTTGCTCTGCAGTTTAACAACCTGAGACAGAGGCAGCGCGCCAGACACGAGTGGACACAGCACAGAAATCTTCCCTCAAGGTGAGACCACTGCAAGCATATCGAATCTTACAAAGCGTTACAAAGCAGCATTTAATtaccaaaaaaagcaaaactttcCCAAATTTGAGATTTCAGCAATCATTGTTCTGCAACCAAGAActgcttttatttccttttctaaAAAAACTATTACAAATTTCTTACTTTAGTTGATACTTAAGTAACGTTAAAGAAATAGGATAAATAATATATGCTTCAAATACACAGTGGGGTCTAAAATTCTGagaattttcattacaaattatattactgacaacagcTTGAGATAAAAATAGagtgtttgaaatatttacatgaatttcagactTTCTTAGTATTAGGTATGtcctctttttgctttaatgattgTGTGCGCTTGAGCTGACATGGACAcctactttctttgttttaaattctaatttcaaattctaaaactttctgtgtatttccagtttaaaaaaaaaaaattcccagatTTCATTGTGGTGTCAGACGTTTGGACCTCACTGTATTTCTTAGTAAAATTGTAACATTTGCTTATAACAGTCTTAACTGGAGCAAATCTTATGTATAATTGATCCCATTTAATGACTGATACCAGATACTGACTCAGTTAGTGTGGTCCTCTCTGCATTATGCATTAGCTCACATTTagtaaataacttttttttttctttgattgtATATGATGAAATAATCTTGTCTGAGGAAAAAATAATTTGGCAACATTCCAgtactacctttttttttttttttttgtggccaTTCTGGTTTTTTTATGCAAGCGACACAATGGGGCATgttgttctaggaaaataatcagtgatgaggTGCTGTGATGTGGCTCGACATAAAGCAGcatcgattattttcctataacagcatgtactGTACAAGTATTgcgttattcctcttatatacGACAGCAAActgctaatgattacaattatcatatgtaataaatgaatgacacatcatacattttaaccttttatcgttacattttaatattgtgaaacatCTGCAAAAGAAATTAGTTCTTGTTATGTACATTGTaagagctataaacagttgttcccacACCAACTTTTCGTTTTTCTCTCCcttaatgttaataaaagaaaagaaatgcagcttatcatgttactgagaaaatcaCAAATCCCTCCATTACAAAGCAGTAACACTAGAggctcctttcataaatgttaatactTCATACAAGTATCATCACATATGTTAATActtcacaatataaaaaattacacattttttatataCGTGTATGTGGACCATCCTCAATGCAACTCGCTGTATATTTTATAGAAGCTGTAGGAACAGCACatcaatataaaccttgcactgtggtataaaacaaatGACTTGCATAATTATTTTGCATAGTTTTTCCATTAGCAAATACTGTAATGAATTCGCTTGTAACACTGGTGGAAGATGATATAAATTACCCTCATTACCAGTCCCACTGTCGCAGCATCTTAGCTGCATTTCTCTTATCAGTATGATTAGTCGTAAGGATTTCTTTTTCTCACAGATGGCGTTTTTGTTTCATTGATTAGTCCACAGGAGACTTCATCCTCTCGATCTTCTCGCTGCATTCTGTGCTTAGAGGAAAGGAGACACTCCACAACAACCCCCTGTGGGCACCTGTTCTGCTGGGAGTGTATCACAGAGTGGTGTAACACCAAGGTAACATGCTTATGTCTGTGAACTAGGGCTGTCAAATACCtttcaaatgcatttgaatttgatttacTCAAAACCTTTGATATTTGGATGGAACATTATCAAGCCTATCATTTTATCAGCATAGATAGAATGAACATTAGTATTTgaacattttgaacattttgtttatgctgtacaccaaagacatttgggtttgagatcaaaagatgaatatgagactttcatattctgatatttacatgtgTTAAACatcttagaacatggcaccattggtggcagaccacccaattttttgctgagcaaaagtataggaacagatagtcttgaCGTAAatgacacttaatatttggttccatgttccttgcttgcaataactgcatcaagtctgcaacccactgacatcaccaaactgttgcgtTCATCttatagatacatagatagatagatagatagatagatagatttgcAGGATTTAAAGagtataaataaatgagttggggttttttttgttgtgattGCAGACAGAGTGTCCGCTGTGTCGTGAGAAATTTCAGCCTCATCGCCTGGTTTATCTGAGAAGTTACTGATAGATGACGTAATATTTCACTACAACCTGAACTTAGCTTTCATTCCAATACTGCTGTTAACACACCCTCAAAGCCACCTCAGAAGTGTGTTTGATCTGCCTCAGGACGTCACAGTGCTACCACGGGATGAGTGGATATTTAACCAGACCACACTTGCACTTGACAGCAAGAAGCACACAGCTGAAGTGGATTCCTCTGGAATTTGTATCGTTCATTTCCTCTGAACTGTGTGACTACTCTTATTGGTTTAATTACTGTGTAATGTGCTAATTACCTAGCTATATGGTTATGTGAATAAAGTAAATAGCTACAGATATATAAATGCAGCTGTAAGAAATCAAATAATAAGTACAAAATAGTTTATTGCACATGTCTACATTTATAAACAGCTTCATCTGCctgtttttgtggttttgagATTTGCATGTGCTTATACTATTTAATTATAGTATTTGTTTGGATTCGTGCTGTAAAATGATGATcataaaatgatgaaatataattttgttGCTTTTTAAGATAACTCCCTACCTTAATCACCATTCCTGTAATAGCACATTTCTCACTGCTGTCCAGCACGGTTCATTTGTCTGAAGCACAACATGAAGTGAAAagtgtttcttttaaaatgaatttaaaatgataaacaatGGATATTTCGattcttaaatgtttttattgaatGTTTTCTCTTTGCTGTGATGACAGGAAATGATAGCCTACTCACCAAGGCACCCTAACTAACCTTAGCAACCTTATATTCATGTTActtcatcatttattttaaatgttttaaaatatagaaGTATATTTTCATAGGTACCTGAATTTTAGGGTTTGTTTTTCCCAAATGGCTGAACTGGACATACATGACTACCCGTGGTGTAGAATACTAGTAGGAAGGGACTGTAAGATACCATTTAAAAATTCAGACcacttatttttttgtcttagacTAAATCAGTAATTGAGCATATTAATCTGGATCGACCTCTTAACTCTGTGTTTTTCAAATGGATGAAGTCTGTGACCAAAATGgatacagtttattttattgaacATAATCCAGCTAGTGTTTCCCCAAGgtgatttttcacattttaatgagTTAATGATTACTCTAATGTAAAATAGATATTCTAAGGCACACAGCATTTGAGCCTGTAAGTGTCTTCTACAGATCTAATTTTAATATCATCATGTCTTCTAGATCATTGATCTTTGCAAATGAGATATTTGTGCAATAAAAAGTTTGCCTTGGCAGGGCAGCAAAAGAAGGATCTTTCATCTTCCCAAATTATATTAGAGTAGATGACCTGCAGTCTGTCTAGAGTGTTGAAAAAGTTATAGAAAAAGATATAGGAATTTCTGTCTACTCTAACTGACAGTTTGAATCTATCTTTAGCTGGACCAAAGAAGCATTTCAATACAGGAACTGGCTTGAGGGAATCGTTCTCATTTCACTGAGCAGCATTTTCATTAGGCCCAAAGGATGCATTAGGTTTTAAATGTCTTGAGAGATGCAGACAGAAGTTATTCTCGCCATATGGTCGCAGACACTACAGTGTTGCTCATTATTATCTACAGTCTATCACTGAAGACAGACTGGTCTGCTGTGATACACACAGTATCAGATAAGGTACACGTACAACAGTGGTGGCTGGTGGTTATTAAAATAGGTATATCTGTTTCAGGTCATGCAGAGAGTTTGAATTGGGTTTTACAGCACCCATGTGTCCATCCAGGCCACATTCAGGGGAATGCTAATAAGTTGTCATTAGATGAACTAGACAACAAAACCAGAATGCCAAACTGTGTGCCTTTTCTTGAAAATGTGGTTTAAAATGGAATTTGAGTCAGATGGCTCTGGTTGCAGTCAAACAGTGGAAAAGGAGCTGCTTTCAGTACAAGCCAAGGTAAATAGATGCTCCTAAGAGAAAAGCTAAAGTAGAAATCATACAAGACAAGCTGTTTGGTTGATGTGTTCGCTTTGTGTTTTACAGTAATCCAAGGTATAATTTCATTGATTATATTGAACacttttaataactttaatttGGGCGAGCAGCTCTCTCTGACCCCTCAGATGTACTGCTCCACCACtgatgaagaaagagaaaggtgaAAACTATTTCTAGTCAAGTATTTACTATCTATCGCTGCTCAAATTAGAGTTTGACCGAAAGTCATTTAGTTAGGTCACAACATGGAAACATGGAGTCCATAGGAGTGGTCCACCACATACAGAAGATATGGAGGAATCTAATTTTGTGGTTGGCTCTCTCAACTTGTCTGGTAGCTTGAGGATGGTCACCAAACTAACAGATACCCCCATTATTTCCATAAATGCCTTTCATACTTGGGATGTGAATTATGGCACTTGGTATGAAATAATGTCTTCTGGGATAACAAAGTATCTGAAAATATACTGTAGGTTTGGTAGGAAGTGGAATGAGCCAGAATGAGCTAGACTTTGAAAGGCAGTCTATCAATAACAAAATGGCCTTGAAATGAGAGCAGATCTATGATATAGTCTCCAGCAATATGGGATCATGGGCATTGTGGGAGCAGTAAGAGCAAGAGTTTGCCAGCTAGGAGACTGTGTGGAACCTTGACCTGAGTAGACACACAGCATGGTCTTCCACCAATAATTTGTGGTGAGAAGTTGATAGGTCTTGGTGACCCCTGGAAAATAAGTCATGGGATTCGTCTTGACCGTAGTGTCCTGACACTGGTTCAAGATGGCTCCCATTCTCTCTTTAGATGCATCCACCTTTACAATGAAGGGTATATTTGGAAAAGGGTGTTTTAAAATTCAGGGTGAAAGCTTGCTTTAGGGTGTTGAATGCACGATCTGCTTGGTGGCCCTGGATAGTTTCTTTGATACTCCCTGAATGAGTGACATCAGAGGGGTTACAAGGATGCCGAGGTTTCTAATGAATCAGTGGTAGAAATTTGCAAATCCTAGGAATCTTTGTGGGTTCTTGATAGTTTGGGAAGTGGCCACCCTACTGCTGCTGCTTGGACTTTCACTTTGTCCATGACAATACCCTATTGACTACTTTGATGTAGTCCAGGAAGATTACTTGATGGAACTCTTGTGGATTCTTGTGGAActccctttttttctccattgtCAAAGTGGTTGTTCCTGATGAGAACATCAGGTACCCATTTTATGTGGTTGATCTGTGCGGTGAGGGAGTTGGAGTAAAGTCAAATGTCACATGTAGCCAGTCACAAATTTTCTGAGCATGTCTCTGAGTACGTCATTAATGGAGGCTTGGATGACAGAGGGGGCATGGCATTACTAAATGTTCATAGTGACTTGAGGTTGTACTGAAAGCCATCATATTTGTCAACCTCTCCATTTTGAACTAAGCTATAAGCACTTTGAATAACAAGCTTATTGAAAATGGTGGATGTTTTAGGCTGTATGCATTAATGGAGATTGATTAATATAGAATCACTGTTGCCATTAGCAAGCCAACTCTGTCATCACCTCTCTTCTTAGCCCCTGACAGTATGCAGTGATAAGTGCAGTCTTGTCTGCTTAAAGCAGATAACATGAAATTCTGGGCAGATTGTAAAccttattttaacaaaatgagATGTTCACCTGCAAAACAGTTCAGTGAACCAGCCATATGACTGCACAATGTCATACCCATTCATCCAAATGGCATTTGCCCTCCCAGGTGTTTTCCTGCTGAGCAGTGAGGAGTAGATATACTTTGTCTTTGTCAAACCTGATCTTGTTTGAAGAGAAGTAAAGTGAGCACACTTGTAGGAAACCTTGGAATGTTGATGTATCATGATACTCGTTAAGTTCAGTAACATGAAATGGGCACAGTCATGATGGTATCAGGATTCATCACTTGTTGGAGCTGGCTGGCAAGGCTTCCTAGTGTTGTGTAGATGTCCAAGGGAGCAAAAATAGGCTGTGCTTtctgggagggagggatggcTGGCctacactctctcccctgtcaatcgcAATGTGGAAgagataggggagagctggcagGTGGgagggaattggcaggtgaacaaattagggagaaaaatgggggtgaataaataataataataaaaaaagatttgctgTTGCTGTTCACTGACTACACAGCCTTGAGCAGAGAGGGCTTGGCTGGTTTCTTCTGTCATGAAGAGGAcagacagatgcaagtgcaggttttcaggttttattaaaaccaaTGTGGCAAACAAAAGGGCTAGGCAATACTCAGAAACGTTTAAGTGTTAAACACTCCCTATTTTATGCTCCTTAAATATAATGCCCTACAGAATTATTGACACACTCAATAAACTTGagcaaaaatgaattattt
It contains:
- the pex10 gene encoding peroxisome biogenesis factor 10, encoding MPLVAANQPQLIRSSQKDEYYQNSLRNNANEAFQTLAGSRRWLQWRKEVELLSDLAYYALTTLSGYQTLGEEYVNIIQVDPTKRRIPSRTRRLALVLFHTFVPYVLDKLLVCIEHELEVDEWGSQNAQRDTALTWSPMSYIKAWVHRAVRMLNSQQRKSLKPVVFAVQQGITVLHRVHAALFYISGAFYHLAKRTSGISYLRMQGMAVDDKGIRTSYRLLGCVSLLQLAITLALQFNNLRQRQRARHEWTQHRNLPSSPQETSSSRSSRCILCLEERRHSTTTPCGHLFCWECITEWCNTKTECPLCREKFQPHRLVYLRSY